ATGTCGAGTAATTGACAGGCAGATAAGTCAGACTTACCGCACTCCCAGTTAGAGATGGTTGCCTGATCAACAGGCGTGACAAGCTTTTTGCCTAACTCAGCCTGAGTTAAGTTCATTTCTCTGCGTAGGCGACGAATAGCAGTTTGAATTTGCTTCCTGGCTGCTATGGTGTGTGCTTTACGCACAGATTCATTTCTTTTAACAGTAGTCATAACATATCCGCTTATTATCAATCACAGTGTCTTACAAACCTAAAGCAAAGTGTTTAAAGCCATAAAATTAATGCGCACCTAAACACAGGTCTGAACCTACACCTGTCCGGAGACTGTTCCGGCTAAGTGTTTAATTTTTCGTCCCGGTTAGACATTTGACTGAGAGTCATGTAGTCTGAACGGGTCAGGTGGATAAATAATTAACCGGATTGGGTCATATGTCAAATACTTTTGCTACAAGATTAAAACAGTTACGTATCAACTTGGGTTATTCTCAGGTTGGCTTTTCAGAAATGCTGGATATTCCCACTGCTTCGTATCGAAAGTATGAGAAAGATGTCAGGGAACCTACCCTGTCGGTAGTAAGCAAGTTCTTTTTGCATCCGGTGACTAAAGACAGCGCATTATGGCTGCTGACCGGAGAGCAGCAACATGTGACCCATACACCCCCAGCCCCTGTAGAGCCGCCGCTGGCTTACCACTCTGACATGGAACAAAGCCTGATCACCAGCATTGCCAATTCCCTTGAATTTATTTCGCATATGAAGTGGTTTACACCTGGCACACAGGCGGGATATCAGGATTACGGACACATTATTTTGCGCGACCTGAAACCCATCCTCCAGCAGAGTTCGGTCGCACACAATGAAAAAAGACGGGCTTAACAAAGCGCGTTATTGAATAAAACAAAAGTAACCCAAAGCGACCACTTTTGTGGTTAAACGGGTCAATCTAAGTAACCGCTCTTACACCAGCTGTTCGTCAGTGTGTTTCATTTGCTGACTCTGAGCCAGTGCTAATGCCAGGCTTTGCGCTTTTTCAAACGCCTGTGTGAGCGACGCCTGATGCCTGTCATCACCAAACTCCTGATATTCACTGACTATTTCATACATGGTTTCACCCCCAAGGTAACGGCTTAACGTGCGTAAATGGGGCATCAGATGATTACTCTTGGCTCTTATCTCAGGCTCTTCAAAGCCAAATTCTCCACATGAGGCTATGGCAACCAATGTTTTACCCGACAGCAAAGGCGCTAACGGAAAGTCTCCGCGCTTGAGATCAAAATCAAATGTTTTATTAACCCGAACAATCTGATCAAACCAGGCTTTGAGTTGTGCTGGCATACCATAATTGTACATAGGTGTTGAAATAACAATAATATCGGCACGGGTTAGCTCATCAATCAGCGTATCGGATAAGGCCAGTAGCTGCTTCTGATCCGCAGTCCTTTTCCCTTGTGGGGTGAATACGGCCCCGATCCAATCCTGAGTGATAAATTGTGGAGGATGTACCCCTACATCACGATAGATATACTCATCTATTGAAGATGTTTCTTGCCAGCTTTCGATAAACTGCCGGGCAATCTGTTTCGACAGTGAATTATGTGATGGGTTGTCATTGTCAATTGCTCTGACGCTTGAATCTATATGTAAAATTGTGCTCATGCTAATTACCTTTTTGATTACTGGATGCGTAATAGTGTGCGTTAAGGCACTCAGCTGAACAAACGATACTCTTACACCTATAGATGAGTTAAAATCATCTATATATAGTTTTTGATTGGATGACCGACATGGCATTATCTGTTTCTTTACAGGCACTCAGGGCATTCGATGCTGCAGCACGCCATGGCAGCTTCAAACACGCCGCAGAAGAGCTCTCCTTAACGCCTACAGCAATTTCTCATCATATCGGTAAGCTTGAAGACCGACTCAACGTGCGCTTATTTCAACGCTTACCCAGACAGGTGCTGCTTACAGAGACCGACTTATTGCTGGCTAATGCGACGTCCGAAGGCTTTGCGACAATTGAAAGTGCGCTGGCAGACATTCAGCAACTCAATGAAGTCGTCCAGGTGAGTACCACTTCTTCTTTTGCGGCGCTGGTGCTATTGCCTGCACAAGGTGCGTTCTCAGCATGTTACCCGGACATCTCGATGCAGGTTTCAAGCGGAGAGCTGCCAGACAACCTGCCCAATTCAATCCCTGTAAGGCTGGGTAACATCAAAGACGTCCCGGTTGAAGACCGTCTAAGCGAGGAGCGGTACAATTTGTTTGGAAACAAGGCGCTTAAGGCATTACAGGACGCTGCAGTCCGGCCGGTACTCTATACAACACGCTGGAAAAATCGCGCGCTGTGCGCGCCACCGCTGGATGACTGGCTGACACACAACGGACTGAGTAAAGCAGACTTTGTAATCCGAGAGTTTGATCAGGAGTTATTTGGTATTCAGCAGGCTGTGATAGAAAACGCCCTGGTGTTTTGCTCAGAGATATTGGCCCGGGGCATGTGTTTAACCGGCCAGTTGGACCCAGTGGGAGAGAGAAGCGTTGCTTCGTCACTGTGTTACTACATTCCAAACAAAACACGATTCAGAACGCACAACGCAGTGAAGTTTATTGAATG
This genomic stretch from Pseudoalteromonas rubra harbors:
- a CDS encoding helix-turn-helix domain-containing protein, with translation MTTVKRNESVRKAHTIAARKQIQTAIRRLRREMNLTQAELGKKLVTPVDQATISNWECGKSDLSACQLLDIMMIFGQPNFLSLLEQGAQGDLVDEKQSA
- a CDS encoding helix-turn-helix domain-containing protein, yielding MSNTFATRLKQLRINLGYSQVGFSEMLDIPTASYRKYEKDVREPTLSVVSKFFLHPVTKDSALWLLTGEQQHVTHTPPAPVEPPLAYHSDMEQSLITSIANSLEFISHMKWFTPGTQAGYQDYGHIILRDLKPILQQSSVAHNEKRRA
- a CDS encoding FMN-dependent NADH-azoreductase, producing the protein MSTILHIDSSVRAIDNDNPSHNSLSKQIARQFIESWQETSSIDEYIYRDVGVHPPQFITQDWIGAVFTPQGKRTADQKQLLALSDTLIDELTRADIIVISTPMYNYGMPAQLKAWFDQIVRVNKTFDFDLKRGDFPLAPLLSGKTLVAIASCGEFGFEEPEIRAKSNHLMPHLRTLSRYLGGETMYEIVSEYQEFGDDRHQASLTQAFEKAQSLALALAQSQQMKHTDEQLV
- a CDS encoding LysR family transcriptional regulator, whose translation is MALSVSLQALRAFDAAARHGSFKHAAEELSLTPTAISHHIGKLEDRLNVRLFQRLPRQVLLTETDLLLANATSEGFATIESALADIQQLNEVVQVSTTSSFAALVLLPAQGAFSACYPDISMQVSSGELPDNLPNSIPVRLGNIKDVPVEDRLSEERYNLFGNKALKALQDAAVRPVLYTTRWKNRALCAPPLDDWLTHNGLSKADFVIREFDQELFGIQQAVIENALVFCSEILARGMCLTGQLDPVGERSVASSLCYYIPNKTRFRTHNAVKFIEWLQDLVRMKSSDGN